The following are encoded in a window of Sminthopsis crassicaudata isolate SCR6 chromosome 5, ASM4859323v1, whole genome shotgun sequence genomic DNA:
- the LOC141543129 gene encoding LOW QUALITY PROTEIN: C-C chemokine receptor type 1-like (The sequence of the model RefSeq protein was modified relative to this genomic sequence to represent the inferred CDS: substituted 1 base at 1 genomic stop codon), with the protein MSTTTWPPDLSTNGLNYEDFIPCYKDGIKNLTSKFVPLLYSLVFIIGMLGNSTVVLILMKYKRLKTMTNIYLLNLAISDLLFLITLPFWIHYDLQNNWALGDAMCKLLSGLYYMGLYSEIFFIVLLTIDRYLAIVHAVFAIKVRKVVLSIMTSIFTXVLAFLLSLPEIIFTRSENESFVHTCSPHFPDHSMETWKQFQALKLNFLGFILPLLIMIICYTGIIKILLRRRSERKWRVVKLIFVIMIIFFLFWIPYNITMLVAAFQNFFFEPNCENSKQLDVAIQVTETIALSHCCVNPVIYAFAGERFQKYLSHFVHNHIAVYLCKYVPSFLKNRPERVSSISLPTGEHEHMIEF; encoded by the coding sequence ATGAGCACTACTACATGGCCACCAGATCTCTCTACAAATGGACTTAACTATGAAGATTTTATTCCATGTTACAAAGATGGCATCAAAAACCTGACCTCCAAGTTCGTGCCTCTTCTGTACTCGTTGGTGTTCATCATTGGCATGCTGGGCAATTCCACAGTAGTTCTGATCCTCATGAAGTACAAGAGACTCAAAACCATGACCAACATCTACCTTCTCAACTTGGCCATCTCGGATCTGCTTTTCCTCATTACACTTCCATTCTGGATTCATTATGATTTGCAAAATAATTGGGCCTTGGGAGATGCCATGTGTAAACTTCTTTCAGGGTTGTATTATATGGGCTTGTACAGTGAAATCTTCTTCATCGTCCTGCTAACTATTGATAGATATCTGGCCATTGTCCATGCGGTGTTTGCCATAAAGGTCAGGAAGGTGGTCCTCAGCATCATGACCAGCATCTTTACCTGAGTTCTGGCTTTCTTGTTATCTCTTCCTGAAATTATCTTCACTAGATCTGAGAATGAGAGTTTTGTTCATACCTGTAGTCCTCATTTCCCAGATCATAGTATGGAAACATGGAAACAGTTCCAGGCTTTGAAACTGAACTTCCTGGGATTCATTTTACCCCTGCTGATCATGATCATTTGCTACACAGGGATTATAAAAATACTGCTTAGACGGAGGAGTGAGAGGAAATGGAGAGTGGTCAAACTGATTTTTGTCATCATgatcatcttctttctcttttggatACCCTATAATATCACAATGCTTGTTGCTGCTttccagaatttcttttttgaaccGAATTGTGAAAATAGCAAACAGTTGGATGTGGCAATACAAGTGACCGAAACCATTGCCCTCTCACACTGTTGTGTCAATCCTGTGATCTATGCCTTTGCTGGAGAGCGGTTTCAGAAATACCTCTCTCATTTTGTCCACAATCACATTGCGGTGTATCTGTGCAAGTATGTCCCATCCTTCTTGAAGAACAGGCCAGAGAGAGTTAGTTCTATCTCTCTGCCTACTGGGGAACATGAACACATGATTGAGTTTTAG